The following are encoded together in the Glycine soja cultivar W05 chromosome 5, ASM419377v2, whole genome shotgun sequence genome:
- the LOC114413252 gene encoding NAC domain-containing protein 2-like, with the protein MPGELQLPPGFRFHPTDDELVNHYLCRKCAAQTIAVPIIKEIDLYKFDPWQLPEMALYGEKEWYFFSPRDRKYPNGSRPNRAAGSGYWKATGADKPIGKPKALGIKKALVFYAGKAPKGVKTNWIMHEYRLANVDRSASKKNTTTNNLRLDDWVLCRIYNKKGKIEKYNGVAVVDQKVAKLSEEEVQFQHETKPQIKMYGHDDFRNDQLYMDTSDSGPRLHTDSSCSEHVVSPDGTCEKEVQSEPKWNDLELGPDPALGFDFNFMDLTSDDAFAPQVQYQINHLSPWQEMFTYLPKTF; encoded by the exons ATGCCAGGAGAACTCCAATTACCACCCGGGTTCAGATTCCACCCCACTGACGATGAGCTTGTGAATCACTACTTGTGTAGAAAGTGTGCTGCACAAACCATTGCTGTTCCCATCATCAAAGAAATCGATTTGTACAAGTTTGATCCATGGCAGCTTCCAG AGATGGCTCTTTACGGTGAGAAAGAGTGGTACTTTTTCTCTCCTCGAGACCGAAAATACCCAAACGGTTCGAGACCGAACCGGGCTGCCGGAAGCGGGTACTGGAAGGCTACCGGAGCTGACAAACCGATCGGAAAACCGAAAGCCCTTGGAATCAAGAAGGCCCTCGTGTTCTACGCGGGCAAAGCCCCAAAGGGAGTGAAGACCAATTGGATCATGCACGAATATCGCTTAGCCAACGTCGACAGATCCGCCTCAAaaaaaaacaccaccaccaacaacTTGAGG CTTGATGATTGGGTTTTGTGCCGAATTTACAACAAGAAAGGGAAGATTGAGAAGTACAATGGTGTTGCGGTGGTGGATCAGAAAGTGGCCAAGTTATCAGAAGAGGAGGTTCAGTTCCAGCACGAGACCAAGCCTCAGATCAAGATGTACGGCCACGATGATTTCAGGAACGACCAATTGTACATGGACACGTCGGATTCGGGGCCCAGGTTGCACACGGACTCCAGCTGCTCCGAGCACGTGGTTTCGCCCGATGGCACGTGCGAGAAGGAGGTGCAGAGCGAGCCCAAGTGGAATGATCTTGAGTTGGGCCCCGACCCAGCCTTGGGCTTCGATTTTAATTTCATGGACCTGACCTCAGATGACGCTTTTGCCCCTCAGGTTCAATACCAAATCAACCATCTCTCACCGTGGCAAGAAATGTTCACGTACCTACCAAagacattttga
- the LOC114413253 gene encoding aspartic proteinase Asp1-like, giving the protein MKMGKVVMVVAVMVLFNMFYCSAWSGGNKHKSGRNSILPGEAISSWPSLLNPAGSSIVFPLYGNVYPVGFYNVTLNIGQPARPYFLDVDTGSDLTWLQCDAPCTHCSETPHPLHRPSNDFVPCRDPLCASLQPTEDYNCEHPDQCDYEINYADQYSTYGVLLNDVYLLNSSNGVQLKVRMALGCGYDQVFSPSSYHPLDGLLGLGRGKASLISQLNSQGLVRNVIGHCLSSQGGGYIFFGNAYDSARVTWTPISSVDSKHYSAGPAELVFGGRKTGVGSLTAVFDTGSSYTYFNSHAYQALLSWLNKELSGKPLKVAPDDQTLSLCWHGKRPFTSLREVRKYFKPVALSFTNGGRVKAQFEIPPEAYLIISNLGNVCLGILNGFEVGLEELNLVGDISMQDKVMVFENEKQLIGWGPADCSRVPKSGDVSI; this is encoded by the exons atgaagatgGGGAAAGTTGTGATGGTGGTTGCAGTGATGGTGTTGTTCAACATGTTTTATTGTTCAGCTTGGTCTGGTGGTAACAAACACAAAAGTGGAAGGAACTCGATTCTCCCAGGTGAAGCCATTTCATCATGGCCGAGTCTATTGAACCCTGCTGGCTCCTCTATTGTGTTCCCTCTTTATGGAAACGTTTATCCTGTTGG GTTCTATAATGTTACTCTCAATATTGGTCAGCCAGCAAGGCCTTATTTTCTTGACGTGGACACGGGTAGTGATCTCACATGGCTCCAATGTGATGCCCCTTGTACCCATTGCTCTGAG ACACCCCATCCACTCCACAGGCCCAGCAATGACTTTGTTCCCTGCAGGGATCCCCTTTGTGCATCCTTGCAGCCCACTGAGGACTACAACTGTGAACACCCTGATCAATGTGactatgaaattaattatgcagaTCAGTACTCAACCTACGGCGTGCTTCTCAATGATGTCTACCTTCTCAACTCTAGCAATGGAGTCCAACTTAAAGTTCGGATGGCTCTCGG ATGTGGATATGATCAAGTATTTTCACCTTCTTCTTACCACCCCTTAGATGGACTGCTTGGCCTTGGAAGGGGAAAGGCCAGCTTGATATCCCAGTTGAATAGTCAGGGCTTGGTACGAAATGTGATTGGACACTGTTTAAGTTCACAAGGAGGAGGGTATATCTTCTTTGGAAATGCATATGATTCAGCTCGAGTGACTTGGACTCCAATTTCATCTGTAGATTC CAAACATTACTCAGCAGGGCCAGCTGAACTTGTTTTTGGAGGAAGGAAGACTGGGGTTGGAAGTCTGACTGCTGTTTTTGACACTGGGAGTTCTTACACTTACTTCAACTCTCATGCTTACCAAGCACTACTTTCTTGG CTGAATAAGGAATTAAGTGGAAAGCCCTTAAAAGTAGCACCTGATGATCAGACTTTATCTCTCTGCTGGCATGGTAAAAGACCTTTCACAAGCTTACGCGAAGTCAGGAAATACTTCAAGCCTGTGGCACTTAGTttcaccaatggtggaagagTTAAAGCTCAATTTGAGATCCCTCCTGAAGCTTATCTGATAATATCT AACCTGGGAAATGTTTGTCTTGGCATTCTAAACGGCTTTGAAGTAGGGTTGGAGGAACTGAATCTAGTTGGAG ACATATCCATGCAAGACAAAGTGATGGTGTTTGAAAATGAGAAACAGTTGATTGGTTGGGGACCTGCAGATTGCAGCCGTGTTCCAAAATCCGGAGATGTCAgtatttga
- the LOC114413254 gene encoding protein DOG1-like 4: MSVVPCNCNHTTEKDNLSGESESFHKFFECWISEQKQHLKDLLAAESTQLISDEELQALNDKVVEHYEYYYKAKSRCAKQDVLAMLSPTWMSSLEEAFLWIGGWRPSMAFHLIYSKSGLQFEARLDEVLQGLRTHDLGDLSASQLAQLDEMQRRTILEEREITDLMARHQETVADASMVELSHVVSEMIRANQRGEVDQSKEIENKVESTLVLKEEGLEKILLKADELRFITLKDVVDVLTPKQAIHFLIAAAELHLRLHEWGKKMDARKCNQGFGEGKSHNSSS; the protein is encoded by the coding sequence ATGTCGGTGGTTCCTTGCAATTGCAACCACACCACAGAGAAAGATAACCTTAGTGGTGAAAGTGAGAGCTTTCACAAGTTTTTTGAGTGCTGGATTTCTGAGCAAAAACAACATCTGAAGGACCTTTTAGCTGCTGAATCAACCCAGCTAATTAGTGATGAGGAGCTTCAGGCACTGAATGATAAGGTGGTTGAGCATTATGAGTACTACTACAAGGCCAAGTCAAGGTGTGCAAAGCAAGATGTATTGGCCATGCTGTCCCCAACATGGATGAGTTCCTTGGAAGAGGCTTTTCTTTGGATTGGTGGATGGAGACCAAGTATGGCATTTCACTTGATATATTCAAAGTCCGGCTTGCAATTCGAGGCCCGGCTCGATGAAGTCCTCCAGGGTCTAAGAACACATGATTTGGGGGACCTATCAGCATCACAACTTGCTCAGCTTGATGAGATGCAAAGGAGGACTATCTTGGAGGAGAGGGAGATCACTGATTTGATGGCAAGGCACCAGGAGACAGTGGCTGATGCCTCAATGGTGGAGTTGTCTCATGTGGTTTCTGAGATGATTAGAGCCAATCAAAGAGGAGAGGTTGATCAGAGTAAGGAAATAGAGAACAAGGTTGAATCAACTCTTGTGCTTAAGGAGGAAGGTTTGGAGAAGATTCTGCTGAAAGCTGATGAGCTAAGGTTTATAACACTCAAGGATGTTGTTGATGTTCTGACTCCAAAACAGGCCATTCATTTCTTGATTGCTGCTGCAGAGCTGCACCTGAGGCTGCATGAGTGGGGCAAGAAGATGGATGCAAGAAAATGCAATCAAGGTTTTGGTGAAGGTAAAAGCCACAATTCATCAAGTTGA